From Kineosporia succinea, the proteins below share one genomic window:
- the ppc gene encoding phosphoenolpyruvate carboxylase translates to MSHDFPLSGNGTAPEETPTVQQMVDADRREPDVGQFAGGVASDEQHTALRASVRQLSTLLGEALTRHEGPELLALVEQVRGLARRPDDGELHTLLSGLDDPTAIVLARAFTAYFQLANITEQLHRWQELTARPEGPLQATVGRIGTAVEAGEIDPARVTEILARVELRPVFTAHPTEASRRSVLDLLRKIADEIQEQEDPRARSVDVARTHRRLAELVDLLWQTDEIRTERPKPTDEARTAIYYLRTLAAQVVPDLLEELGLQLAAIGIELPAHARPLRFGTWAGGDRDGNPNVTPEVTLDVLGLQHDFGLRELIAAVDELVLDLGSSTRVVEISDELKASLEVDRKALPGAYAAFIGLNHEEPYRLKLSYIRVRLSRTRDRLDHGTPHEPGRDYLGLAGVLEDLDLVRDSLLANDGALIANGPVLRLIRTAVATGMGLATLDIREHAGRHHAALATLFDRLGELDQPYGELERAKRIEVLSKELAHRRPLIGAGVDTLPEPAAGVLQLFRTIRKALQRFGPGVIESYIVSMSQDIDDILAVVVLAREAGLVDTGNADTAAWAKLGFVPLFETVTELETAGPLMDALLSDPSYRRVVTARGDVQEIMLGYSDSSKDAGIAASQWQIHRAQRALRDIAARHGVVLRLFHGRGGSTGRGGGPTGEAILSQPYGSLNGPIKITEQGEVISDKYTLPQLGRENIEQALAAVLEASVLHRSSRLPADVLDGWNSTMDLVAGSAQNAYRSLVRDPLLVPFFVAATPVDELGNLNIGSRPSRRPGGAGGLDDLRAIPWVFGWTQSRMNLPGWFGLGSGLAAARQDGREDTLKQMYGSWHFFRTFLSNVQMTLSKTDMQIAARYVRTLVDDDAAAKLFAIIEAEHARTVEEVLRVTGHEQLLATSPVLRRTLELRDSYLAPLHALQISLLARSRQAQASGITPDPDLQRALLLTINGIAAGLRNTG, encoded by the coding sequence ATGAGCCACGACTTCCCCCTCTCCGGGAACGGCACCGCCCCGGAGGAGACACCGACCGTCCAGCAGATGGTGGACGCCGATCGCCGGGAACCCGACGTCGGTCAGTTCGCCGGCGGCGTGGCCTCCGACGAACAGCACACCGCGCTGCGGGCCTCCGTGCGGCAGCTGTCCACCCTGCTCGGCGAGGCCCTGACCCGGCACGAGGGTCCCGAGCTGCTGGCCCTGGTCGAGCAGGTGCGCGGCCTGGCCCGCCGGCCCGACGACGGCGAGCTGCACACCCTGCTGTCGGGTCTGGACGACCCCACCGCGATCGTGCTGGCCCGGGCCTTCACCGCCTACTTCCAGCTGGCCAACATCACCGAGCAGCTGCATCGCTGGCAGGAGCTCACCGCCCGGCCGGAGGGCCCGCTGCAGGCCACGGTCGGCCGGATCGGCACCGCCGTCGAGGCCGGTGAGATCGATCCCGCCCGGGTGACGGAGATCCTGGCCCGGGTCGAGCTGCGGCCGGTGTTCACCGCGCACCCGACCGAGGCCAGCCGCCGTTCGGTGCTCGACCTGCTGCGCAAGATCGCCGACGAGATCCAGGAGCAGGAAGACCCGCGCGCCCGGTCGGTCGACGTCGCGCGCACCCACCGCCGGCTGGCCGAGCTCGTCGACCTGCTCTGGCAGACCGACGAGATCCGCACCGAGCGGCCCAAGCCCACCGACGAGGCCCGCACCGCGATCTACTACCTGCGGACGCTCGCCGCCCAGGTGGTGCCCGACCTGCTCGAGGAGCTCGGCCTCCAGCTGGCCGCCATCGGCATCGAGCTGCCCGCCCACGCCCGCCCACTGCGCTTCGGCACCTGGGCCGGCGGCGACCGCGACGGCAACCCGAACGTCACCCCCGAGGTCACTCTCGACGTCCTCGGCCTGCAGCACGACTTCGGCCTGCGCGAGCTGATCGCCGCGGTCGACGAGCTGGTGCTCGACCTGGGCTCCTCGACCCGGGTGGTCGAGATCAGCGACGAGCTGAAGGCCAGTCTGGAGGTCGACCGCAAGGCCCTGCCCGGTGCCTACGCGGCCTTCATCGGCCTGAACCACGAAGAGCCCTACCGGCTCAAGCTCAGCTACATCCGGGTGCGTCTCTCGCGTACCCGTGACCGTCTCGACCACGGCACGCCGCACGAGCCCGGCCGCGACTACCTAGGCCTGGCGGGCGTTCTCGAAGACCTCGACCTGGTGCGTGACTCGCTGCTGGCCAACGACGGCGCGCTGATCGCGAACGGCCCGGTGCTGCGCCTGATCCGTACCGCCGTGGCCACCGGGATGGGCCTGGCCACGCTCGACATCCGTGAGCACGCCGGCCGGCACCACGCCGCGCTGGCCACGCTGTTCGACCGGCTCGGCGAGCTCGACCAGCCCTACGGCGAGCTGGAGCGGGCGAAGCGCATCGAGGTGCTGTCCAAGGAACTGGCCCACCGCCGGCCCCTGATCGGCGCGGGGGTCGACACGCTCCCCGAGCCGGCCGCCGGTGTCCTGCAGCTGTTCCGCACGATCCGTAAAGCCCTGCAGCGCTTCGGTCCGGGCGTGATCGAGAGCTACATCGTCTCGATGTCGCAGGACATCGACGACATCCTGGCCGTGGTGGTACTGGCCCGGGAGGCCGGTCTGGTCGACACCGGCAACGCCGACACGGCGGCCTGGGCCAAGCTCGGCTTCGTGCCGCTCTTCGAGACGGTCACCGAGCTCGAGACGGCCGGCCCGCTGATGGACGCGCTGCTCTCCGACCCGTCGTACCGCCGGGTGGTCACCGCCCGCGGTGACGTGCAGGAGATCATGCTGGGCTACTCGGACAGCTCGAAGGACGCGGGAATCGCGGCCTCGCAGTGGCAGATCCACCGGGCCCAGCGCGCGCTGCGCGACATCGCCGCCCGCCACGGCGTGGTGCTGCGCCTGTTCCACGGACGCGGCGGCTCGACCGGCCGGGGCGGTGGCCCGACCGGCGAGGCGATCCTGTCGCAGCCCTACGGCAGCCTGAACGGCCCGATCAAGATCACCGAGCAGGGCGAGGTCATCTCCGACAAGTACACGCTGCCCCAGCTGGGCCGTGAGAACATCGAGCAGGCCCTCGCCGCGGTGCTGGAAGCCTCGGTGCTGCACCGCAGTTCGCGACTCCCGGCCGACGTGCTGGACGGCTGGAACAGCACCATGGACCTGGTCGCGGGCTCGGCGCAGAACGCCTATCGCTCGCTGGTGCGCGACCCGCTACTGGTGCCCTTCTTCGTGGCGGCGACCCCGGTCGACGAGCTCGGCAACCTGAACATCGGCTCCCGGCCCTCGCGCCGGCCCGGTGGCGCGGGCGGTCTCGACGACCTGCGGGCCATCCCCTGGGTGTTCGGGTGGACGCAGTCGCGGATGAACCTGCCCGGCTGGTTCGGTCTGGGCAGCGGCCTGGCCGCCGCCCGCCAGGACGGCCGCGAGGACACGCTGAAGCAGATGTACGGCTCCTGGCACTTCTTCCGCACGTTCCTGTCGAACGTGCAGATGACGCTGTCGAAGACGGACATGCAGATCGCCGCCCGCTACGTGCGCACACTGGTCGACGACGACGCGGCGGCCAAGCTGTTCGCGATCATCGAGGCCGAGCACGCGCGCACGGTCGAGGAGGTGCTGCGGGTCACCGGGCACGAGCAGCTCCTGGCCACGTCACCGGTGCTGCGGCGCACGCTGGAGCTGCGCGACTCGTACCTGGCTCCGCTGCACGCGCTGCAGATCTCGCTGCTGGCCCGGTCGCGTCAGGCTCAGGCGTCGGGCATCACGCCCGATCCCGACCTGCAGCGGGCGCTGCTGCTCACGATCAACGGCATCGCCGCCGGGCTGCGCAACACCGGCTGA
- a CDS encoding BTAD domain-containing putative transcriptional regulator, producing the protein MFILLALSARTPIPTERLIDQLWDDEPPGGAVNTMQVYVSRLRRILGVATGRTGPDAVLRSTSQGYLLDVPAAAIDQHRFEQAAATGQAALAAGDPRAAARELRAALGLWRGPALTDLTSSIGEVHRVRLEGLRLSALAARLDADAALGQDAAIVPELQELVRRHPLDERFTGQLMTALYRSGRQADALAAYAAARRRLGEELGVDPSPALRARHAEVLRHATSLSPTRPESPGGPPRPRTGLIGRERELRAAHDLLARGTRLITVVGPGGIGKTRLATEIAGRAAETRRVVTVAPEGVRDGEELLTAIARTLGPGVRPERPRPDAVADALDEEPTLLVLDAVEPGHGAAPVVADLLDRTGALVVLATGRGALRLRGEHLLPVLPLPVADAVRLFRDRAAAVLPGFEVSSVNAVEVSAVCTLLDGLPLAIELAAARVRTLPPEEMLRRLRSPEAGSGRLDLLQHGPADLPERQRSMQALLDSAVAQLPESGVRLLADLSVFRGGWTLAAMEGVCENGSLGELERLVDHSLVLADGSGRFGMLATIREYAHGLLAARPPEPRRAVLDRHARWFADLARLAADDPGRNPDSAVLRALETESANLTAALEHAWSARDGSLLVSLVLSLLGHWFYTGRLRRADHWVQAAREAATSEHERAQLLLVAGNLALVGADLERAVPALTGAHQAAHAVGEGELTARTLAARSVAARYSGQPVTALELVEQALTAAREAGAWALVVRLGNERGELLDETGHPAAAESLFESFRAWSQVEQASSNLAVALVNLAAVAAGQDDVARASDLLAEAAAAAAAGQSVPLRADVLAGTGLVQLRLECPDAAGAALRAALPLMYESGQLLTLADTVSLLGAVALAQGERRAAVRLLATGRAWRESRGLAVVGRLTREVLAEAEADLERSGPGEHDARDRAAGAAVPFAQLSGLGAPAAWGSVWMTGHPDSVSHAGHVVQIPESGVLMTLPGGEHLAADSRP; encoded by the coding sequence GTGTTCATCCTGCTCGCACTCTCGGCCCGCACCCCGATCCCGACCGAGCGGCTCATCGACCAGCTGTGGGACGACGAGCCACCGGGCGGTGCCGTCAACACCATGCAGGTCTACGTCTCGAGGCTACGTCGCATCCTCGGGGTCGCCACCGGGCGCACCGGGCCCGACGCCGTGCTGCGCAGCACCTCGCAGGGCTACCTGCTCGACGTCCCGGCCGCGGCGATCGACCAGCACCGTTTCGAGCAGGCCGCGGCCACCGGCCAGGCCGCGCTGGCGGCCGGCGACCCGCGCGCCGCCGCCCGCGAGCTGCGCGCCGCGCTCGGCCTGTGGCGGGGTCCCGCGCTGACCGACCTGACCAGCAGCATCGGCGAGGTGCACCGGGTGCGGTTGGAGGGGCTGCGGCTGTCGGCGCTGGCGGCCCGGCTGGACGCCGACGCGGCCCTCGGCCAGGACGCCGCGATCGTGCCCGAGCTGCAGGAACTGGTGCGCCGCCACCCCCTCGACGAGCGTTTCACCGGGCAGCTGATGACGGCCCTGTACCGCTCCGGCCGGCAGGCCGACGCGCTCGCCGCCTACGCCGCGGCGCGACGCCGGCTCGGCGAGGAGCTGGGGGTGGATCCCTCCCCCGCGCTGCGCGCCCGGCACGCCGAGGTCCTGCGCCACGCCACCTCGCTGAGCCCCACCCGACCGGAGAGCCCCGGCGGGCCACCGCGTCCCCGCACCGGTCTGATCGGCCGCGAGCGCGAGCTGCGCGCCGCCCACGACCTGCTCGCCCGCGGCACCCGGCTGATCACCGTGGTCGGGCCCGGCGGCATCGGCAAGACCCGGCTGGCCACCGAGATCGCCGGGCGGGCGGCCGAGACGCGGCGTGTCGTCACGGTCGCTCCGGAGGGGGTGCGCGACGGCGAGGAGCTGCTCACCGCGATCGCCCGCACGCTGGGCCCGGGCGTCCGGCCGGAACGCCCGCGGCCGGACGCGGTGGCCGATGCACTCGACGAGGAACCCACGCTTCTGGTGCTCGACGCGGTGGAACCGGGGCACGGGGCGGCGCCGGTGGTGGCCGACCTGCTCGACCGCACCGGGGCGCTGGTGGTGCTGGCCACCGGCCGGGGCGCGCTACGGCTGCGGGGTGAGCACCTGCTGCCGGTGCTGCCCCTGCCGGTGGCCGACGCGGTGCGGCTGTTCCGCGACCGGGCCGCCGCGGTGCTGCCCGGGTTCGAGGTCAGCAGCGTGAACGCCGTTGAGGTGAGCGCGGTCTGCACGCTGCTCGACGGCCTGCCGCTGGCGATCGAGCTGGCCGCGGCCCGGGTGCGCACCCTGCCGCCGGAGGAGATGCTGCGCCGGCTGCGGAGTCCGGAGGCCGGCAGCGGGCGGCTGGACCTGCTCCAGCACGGCCCGGCCGACCTGCCCGAACGTCAGCGCAGCATGCAGGCGCTGCTGGACTCGGCGGTGGCCCAGCTGCCGGAGTCGGGGGTGCGGCTGCTGGCTGACCTCTCGGTGTTCCGGGGGGGCTGGACGCTGGCGGCGATGGAGGGGGTCTGCGAGAACGGGAGCCTGGGCGAGCTGGAGCGGCTGGTCGACCACTCGCTGGTGCTGGCCGACGGTTCCGGGCGCTTCGGGATGCTGGCCACGATCCGCGAGTACGCACACGGCCTGCTGGCCGCCCGGCCGCCGGAGCCGCGCCGCGCGGTGCTCGACCGGCACGCCCGCTGGTTCGCCGACCTGGCCCGGCTGGCCGCCGACGATCCGGGCCGCAACCCGGACTCGGCGGTGCTGCGGGCGCTGGAGACTGAGTCGGCCAACCTCACCGCCGCGCTCGAGCACGCCTGGTCGGCGCGCGACGGAAGTCTGCTCGTGAGCCTGGTTCTCAGCCTGCTCGGGCACTGGTTCTACACCGGCCGCCTGCGCCGGGCCGACCACTGGGTGCAGGCCGCCCGGGAGGCCGCCACCTCCGAGCACGAGCGGGCCCAGCTGCTGCTGGTGGCCGGCAACCTGGCCCTGGTCGGCGCCGACCTGGAGCGCGCGGTGCCTGCCCTGACCGGTGCGCACCAGGCCGCGCATGCCGTCGGCGAGGGGGAACTGACGGCCCGCACCCTGGCCGCCCGCTCGGTCGCCGCCCGCTACTCCGGCCAGCCCGTGACCGCGCTCGAACTGGTCGAGCAGGCCCTGACCGCGGCCCGTGAGGCCGGGGCCTGGGCGCTGGTCGTGCGGCTGGGCAACGAGCGCGGTGAGCTGCTCGACGAGACCGGTCACCCGGCCGCCGCGGAGTCGCTGTTCGAGTCGTTCCGGGCCTGGTCACAGGTCGAGCAGGCCTCGAGCAACCTGGCGGTGGCGCTGGTGAACCTGGCCGCGGTGGCGGCCGGGCAGGACGACGTGGCCCGCGCCTCCGACCTGCTGGCCGAGGCGGCGGCCGCGGCCGCCGCCGGGCAGTCGGTGCCGCTGCGGGCCGACGTGCTGGCCGGCACCGGGCTGGTGCAGCTACGGCTGGAGTGCCCGGACGCGGCGGGCGCGGCACTGCGCGCGGCGCTGCCCCTGATGTACGAGTCCGGGCAGCTGCTCACCCTGGCCGACACGGTGAGCCTCCTCGGCGCCGTGGCGCTGGCCCAGGGCGAGCGCCGGGCCGCGGTGCGGCTGCTGGCCACCGGCCGGGCCTGGCGCGAGTCCCGGGGGCTGGCCGTGGTGGGCCGGCTGACCCGGGAGGTGCTGGCCGAGGCGGAGGCGGATCTGGAACGGTCGGGCCCCGGCGAACATGACGCCCGCGACCGCGCAGCCGGCGCCGCAGTGCCGTTTGCCCAGCTCAGCGGCCTGGGAGCACCCGCCGCGTGGGGATCTGTCTGGATGACCGGACACCCGGACAGCGTCTCACATGCTGGGCATGTTGTTCAGATTCCGGAATCCGGGGTGCTGATGACCCTGCCCGGTGGCGAGCATCTTGCGGCAGACTCAAGACCATGA
- a CDS encoding alpha/beta fold hydrolase, producing MPGLIARLQTRRILLPALILVIALVAWFLVARASSSSAEASFTTQDLKVDGTPEADGDTVTLDARLYLPERTPAPAVLLAHGFGGSKDSVAGDAEDLADRGYVVLTYSARGMGTSGGLIHLDSPDYEVKDGQRMLDQLAARPEVEQRDGDPVVGVVGASYGGALALMLAGTDDRVDAIVPAVTWNDLRQSLFPQFAGGGYPVRDEVDADAAGVFKKQWTATLLGSTLIGSGGSLSTTPSADQLKNLAAGDAEQAVCGRLAKDLCLGYVETATTGRPTAGMLKLLGESSPARVADRISADTLLIQGQGDSLFPLSEADANAQAIAGAGADVKLYWQTGGHDSGVDTEALRPVVASFLDSSLRNGSVDDVPGFRVDVASGTPAADTTAADSRLRTSDLAPGVSSRDASGGVSRNSTPVTRLELDGNAQFALAPPGATPSAITSLPGAGALLNALGSSSALSGSSLGLNALPGETATFETAPLSGALTVTGSSRVTVRVASSADDATLFASLLDVDEDGGTTLPSQLVSPVRVTGLADATKDVTIALPSVVRDIPAGHRLRVVLSTTDQAYAMPQEARLYRVELSGDGILTVPRPSLTVTDAGSTVPWGGVIGLAAGTLLLGLLLLVRRRRGAPFDESLADVPLSIENLGKAYKDGFRAVSDLSFRVERGQVLGLLGPNGAGKTTSLRMLMGLIMPSEGRIRIFGHEVRPGAPVLSRLGSFIEGPGFLPHLSGRDNLQLYWRSTGRTAEPHLDVALEIAGLGTDVERKVRTYSQGMRQRLAIAQAMLGLPDLLVLDEPTNGLDPPQIREMREVLGRYAATGRTVVVSSHLLAEVEQSCTHVVVMAAGRLVAQGRVDELVGDGASVAVTVDDVDKAVSVAAGVPGVAEVHTADGLLVVQADLEGRAELVRALVLAGVRVSRIAPQRGLEETFLALVGEEN from the coding sequence GTGCCCGGGTTGATCGCTCGACTGCAGACCCGCCGGATCCTGCTTCCCGCCCTGATCCTCGTGATCGCCCTGGTCGCCTGGTTCCTGGTGGCCCGCGCGTCCTCCTCCTCGGCCGAGGCCTCCTTCACCACGCAGGACCTGAAGGTCGACGGCACCCCCGAGGCCGACGGCGACACCGTCACCCTCGACGCCCGGCTCTACCTGCCCGAGCGCACCCCGGCCCCGGCCGTGCTGCTCGCCCACGGCTTCGGCGGCAGCAAGGACAGCGTCGCGGGTGATGCCGAGGACCTGGCCGACCGCGGCTACGTGGTGCTCACCTACAGCGCTCGCGGCATGGGAACGTCCGGCGGCCTGATCCACCTCGACAGCCCGGACTACGAGGTCAAGGACGGGCAGCGGATGCTCGACCAGCTCGCGGCCCGGCCCGAGGTCGAGCAGCGCGACGGCGATCCGGTGGTCGGCGTCGTCGGGGCCTCGTACGGCGGCGCGCTGGCGCTGATGCTGGCCGGCACCGACGACCGGGTCGACGCGATCGTGCCCGCCGTGACCTGGAACGACCTCCGTCAGTCGCTGTTCCCGCAGTTCGCCGGCGGGGGATACCCGGTGCGCGACGAGGTCGATGCCGACGCGGCCGGCGTGTTCAAGAAGCAGTGGACGGCCACGCTGCTCGGCTCCACGCTGATCGGTTCCGGGGGCTCGCTGAGCACCACGCCGTCGGCCGATCAGCTGAAGAACCTGGCCGCGGGCGACGCCGAGCAGGCCGTCTGCGGGCGCCTGGCCAAAGACCTGTGCCTGGGCTACGTCGAGACCGCCACCACCGGCCGGCCCACCGCCGGGATGCTGAAGCTCCTGGGGGAGTCCAGCCCGGCGCGGGTGGCCGACCGGATCAGCGCCGACACGCTGCTGATCCAGGGGCAGGGCGACTCGCTCTTCCCGCTCTCCGAGGCCGATGCGAACGCGCAGGCCATCGCCGGGGCCGGGGCGGACGTGAAGCTCTACTGGCAGACCGGGGGCCACGACTCCGGCGTCGACACCGAGGCGCTGCGCCCGGTGGTCGCCTCCTTCCTCGACAGCTCGCTGCGGAACGGGTCGGTGGACGACGTGCCCGGCTTCCGCGTCGATGTCGCCTCCGGCACACCGGCCGCCGACACCACCGCCGCCGACTCCCGACTGAGGACGTCGGACCTGGCTCCCGGGGTCTCCTCCCGGGACGCCTCGGGCGGGGTCAGTCGGAACAGCACCCCCGTCACCCGTCTCGAACTCGACGGAAACGCCCAGTTCGCGCTGGCACCCCCGGGTGCCACCCCGTCCGCCATCACCTCACTGCCCGGGGCCGGGGCCCTGCTGAACGCGCTGGGGTCGTCGTCGGCGCTCTCCGGCAGTTCGCTCGGCCTCAACGCCCTGCCGGGCGAGACCGCGACCTTCGAGACCGCGCCGCTGAGCGGGGCCCTGACGGTCACCGGCTCGTCGCGGGTCACGGTCAGGGTGGCCTCCTCGGCCGACGACGCCACGCTGTTCGCCTCGCTGCTCGACGTCGACGAAGACGGCGGCACCACCCTTCCGTCGCAGCTGGTCTCGCCGGTGCGGGTGACCGGGCTGGCCGACGCGACGAAAGACGTGACGATCGCGCTGCCCTCGGTGGTGCGCGACATCCCGGCCGGGCACCGGCTGCGGGTCGTGCTGAGCACCACCGACCAGGCGTACGCGATGCCCCAGGAGGCCCGCCTGTACCGGGTCGAGCTGAGCGGCGACGGGATCCTGACGGTGCCGCGTCCCTCGCTCACCGTGACCGACGCCGGTTCCACGGTGCCCTGGGGCGGTGTGATCGGTCTGGCCGCCGGCACGCTCCTGCTCGGCCTGCTCCTCCTCGTCCGCCGTCGTCGAGGGGCACCTTTCGACGAGAGTCTCGCCGACGTCCCCCTGTCGATCGAAAACCTGGGCAAGGCCTACAAAGACGGGTTCCGGGCGGTCAGCGACCTGAGCTTCCGCGTCGAACGCGGCCAGGTCCTGGGACTTCTCGGGCCGAACGGTGCCGGCAAGACCACCAGCCTGCGCATGCTGATGGGCCTGATCATGCCCTCGGAGGGCCGGATCCGGATCTTCGGCCACGAGGTGCGCCCCGGTGCGCCCGTGCTGTCGAGGCTGGGGTCGTTCATCGAGGGGCCGGGCTTCCTGCCGCACCTGTCCGGCCGCGACAACCTGCAGCTGTACTGGCGTTCCACCGGCCGCACGGCCGAACCGCACCTCGACGTCGCGCTCGAGATCGCCGGACTCGGCACCGACGTGGAGCGCAAGGTGCGCACCTACAGCCAGGGCATGCGGCAGCGGCTGGCGATCGCCCAGGCCATGCTCGGCCTGCCCGACCTGCTGGTGCTCGACGAGCCCACCAACGGGCTCGACCCGCCGCAGATCCGCGAGATGCGTGAGGTGCTGGGGCGTTACGCGGCCACCGGGCGCACCGTGGTGGTCTCGAGTCACCTGCTCGCCGAGGTCGAGCAGTCGTGCACGCACGTGGTGGTCATGGCCGCGGGGCGGCTGGTGGCCCAGGGGCGGGTGGACGAGCTGGTCGGCGACGGCGCGTCGGTGGCGGTAACGGTGGACGACGTGGACAAGGCGGTCTCGGTGGCCGCGGGTGTTCCCGGGGTCGCCGAAGTGCACACTGCCGACGGGCTTCTCGTGGTGCAGGCGGATCTCGAGGGCCGGGCCGAGCTGGTGCGGGCCCTCGTGCTCGCCGGCGTACGGGTTTCGAGGATCGCGCCGCAACGCGGTCTGGAAGAGACGTTCCTGGCCCTGGTCGGGGAGGAGAACTGA